The genomic interval CGAAGCGCTGGAACCCCAAGATGCGCCCGTACATCTACGGCGCCCGCAACGGGATCCACATCGTCGACCTCGACCAGACCGCCCGCCTCTTCGCGCGCGCCTTCCACTTCGTCCAAGAGACGGTCGCCCGCGGCGGTCACCTCCTCTTCATCGGCACGAAGCGCCAGGCCCAGGAGATCGTGCAGGAGGAGGCCCTCCGCTCTGGCTCGTTCTTCGTCGTCAACCGCTGGCTCGGCGGCACGCTCACGAACTTCCGCACCATCAAGGGCGGCCTCGAGCGTATGCGCCAGCTCGAGCGCATGAAGGAGGACGGCACCTACCTCCAGCTCCCGAAGAAAGAGGTCTCGCGCCTCGAGAAGGAGCGCGATCGCCTCGAGAAGTACCTCGGCGGCCTCAAGAACATGGGCTCGCTCCCGGCGGCCGTGTTCATCATCGACCCGGCCATGGAGACGATCGCCGTCCAAGAGGCGAAGAAGCTCGGCCTGCCGATCATCGCCATCACCGACACGAACTGCGATCCCGACACGATCGACTACGTGATCCCGGGCAACGACGACGCCATCCGCTCGATCAAGCTCATCACGCAGCGCATCGCTGACGCCGTCGTCGAGGGCACGCAGCGCCGCAAGGAGCAGCCGTCGCGTGACGAAGGCCGCGGCGGTCCCCAGGCCGAGGTCTTCCGCGGTCGTCGTGGGCCCCAGGCCGACGCTTCGGCCGAGCAGCCCTCGAGCTGACCTCCGGGGGCTCGCTCGAGCTCCCCGGACACACGGCCCTCCGCGGGCCGACGAGACCGGGGCGCGAGGTCACTCTCGCGCCCCTTCTCATGAAATAAGTTACTAAATTCAAACAGTTACGATCGAGAAGGAACACGTCATGGCCGAGATCACTGCCAAGCTTGTGAAAGAGCTCCGCGACCGCACCCAGGCTGGAATGAGCACCTGCAAAGAGGCGCTCGTGGAGGCCGCGGGCGACATCGACAAGGCGATCGAGATCCTCCAGAAGAAGCGCGAGATCAAGAGCGCCAGCGTGGCCGGCAAGATCGCGACCGAGGGCGAGGTCCGCACGCTCGTCTCGGCCGATCGGAAGCGCGGCACGATCGTCGAGGTCAACTGCCAGACCGACTTCGTCGCCCGCGGCGACGACTTCCAGGGCTTCCTCGGCGAGGCCGTGAAGGCCGCGGCCGATCTCGCGGTGGGCGCGGCCCTCCCCGAGGCCCTCGAGCAGAAGCGCAAGGACATCTCCGGCTCGACCGGCGAGAACGTCGTCATGCGCCGCTGGGAGAACATGACCGCCAAGGGCGACGGCGGCGCGATCGTCAGCTACGTCCACATGGGCGGCAAGATCGGCGTCCTCCTCTCGGGCGAGGCCCCCACGGCCGCCGCCGCGAAGGAGCCCGCCTTCATCGAGTTCCTCGACAACTGCGCGATGCAGATCGCCGCCATGTCCCCCACCGTGGTCGACAAGTCGGAGGTCGCCGAGGCCGAGATCGCGAAGCAGAAAGAGATCTTCGCGGCGCAGCTCAAGGACGAGGGCAAGCCCGAGGCTGCCTGGCCCAAGATCATCGAGGGCAAGGTCACGAAGTGGTTCACCGAGATCACGCTCCTCGGCCAGGACAACGTCTGGGGCGCCGAGGGCACCATCGACAAGCTCCGCCAGGACCTCGGCAAGAAGCTCGGCGGTGAGGTGAAGCTCCACTCGTTCTTCCGCTACGGTCTCGGCGACGGCATCGAGAAGAAGGTCGACGACCTCGCGGCCGAGGTCGCGAAGATGACCGGCGGCTGAGCCTCCGCTCACCTCGAAGCACGGCGGCGCGCCTCCCTCCTCGGGGGCGCGCCGTTCGTTTTTTTGCGCTTCGCCCAGCGGGCTTTTCCGCGCGCCGGAGCGTCGGCGTGCACGAGCCCGTCCACGGGGCGTAGGACTTCGGCGATCGGAGCGTCAGCGAGGCGCGAAGGTGTTGTCGTCCTCGCCGAAGACCGCCACGAGGTGGATGCGCGAGAAGCCGCGGAGGAGGTCGTTGTACGAGCGGGGGCGCGCCTGGTCCAAGATGGCGCGGTAGAGGTCGAGGCCGGTCGCGCCGTCGTCGCCGTAGGCGGGGAGGGCGTTCGCGACCACGTCGAGGAACTTCGTGCCCTTGGGATCGGTCGCGCCGTTGACGGCGATCTTCTTGTCGTGGAGCGCGCGCCCGAGGTAGCCGAAGGTCTGGCAGCCGTTCAGGTAGAGCACCTGGTACTTGCCCTTCGCGACCTTCGTGCGCTCGGCGAGCGAGTTGACGTTCTTCCCGAGGCCGGAGTGCCCGCTGTAAACGATGAGGTCGGCCTTCTCGCTCGCGGGGCCGTAGATCGCGTCGAAATCCGCGCCCGCGGCGGCGACTTCGTTCACGAGCACCGCGCGGAAGCTCACCGTGATCTCGCGCCCGCCGACGGTCGCCTTGCCCGTCACCTCGCTCGATTTGACGACCGTGGCCGAGCGCCCCGCGTCCTTGCGGGTCGCCCCGGTGAGCGTGCCCATCGTCTTTTCGATGACGTTCTCCATCTCGCGTGCGCCTTCGTCTTGCGGCGTGTCGCTCGAGATGATGCCGAAGACCCCCACGACGTCGATCGCGCCGTCCTCGAGCATCTTGTCGTACTCGGGGTACTTGTTCGTCGTGGCGTTGGCGCTGCGGGTTACCGTGACGGGCGCACGAACCACGTCGGCGGCCGCCGGCGTGCACCCCGAGGCCTTCGGGTTGAAGTCGTGCCAGAAGGTGTCGACCCCGTACTCGTTTTTGCCACACGTCCCGTCGTAGGTGCGGTTGAAGCGGTCGAGGGCCGTCACGTCGCGCGGGAGCACGAGCTCGTACGTGCGCGGCGTGGCGACGCTCTTCGGCCAGATCACCGGCAGCTTCGCCTTGTACGCGATGCGCTTCTTGCCCGCATCCGCCGCCGCCTCGGTGAGGCCCCCCACCTCGACGAGGCCGACCTGGCCGTTGCCACCGACGTGCGTCGTGAGGGCGCCCTGCACGTACGCGAGCTGGGCCACGATCGCGTCGCGCGCCTCGGCCGACGACGACGCGACCACCTCGGCGTCGAAGGTGAAGTCGAAGAGCTTGCCGTCGTTCGAGGTGATCGCCACGTCGGTCGTGTCCTCGGTGGGCTCCGACGTCTCTGCGGAGCAGCCCGCGGCGAAGAGACAGAGGTGCGCGGCCGCGAGGAAACCGAACGTGCGAGAGAGCTTCATGGCCCCCCTCCAGCAAGTCCCGTTCCACGAGTCCTACATGTAGGCGCATCGAAAGGGCCTGGAAATACGGCGGGGCTTGGTGTCCGTGTGGATCGGGCGCGGCGCTCTCTGGATCGACGATGGCTCATCGCCGAGGCGCGGTCGACTAGAGCTTCTGCCGTCCTGCGAGGGCGCGGCCCATGGTGATGGGGTCGGCGTACTCGAGATCACCGCCGTGCGGCACACCGCTCGCGATGCGCGAGAGGGTGACGCCGAGTGGGCCGAGCTCGCGCTTCAAGAAGAGCGCGGTGGCCTCGCCGTCGACCGAAGGGGGGGTCGCCACGATCACCTCGGTGATGCCTTCGTCGCGCACGCGCCGGAGCAGCTTGGGCACGGGGAGGTCGTCCGGCCCGATGCCTTCGAGCGGCGAGAGGAGCTTGCCGAGCACGAAGTAGCGGCCCCGCATCGTGCCGGTGCGCTCGATCGCGAAGAGATCGTGCACCCGCCCCACGACGCAGAGGAGGGTCCCGTCGCGGCGCGTGTCCGCGCACACGGCGCACGTGCGCTCCTGTCCGAGCGGCGCGCCCTCGGGAGACTCGGCGAGGTTGCCGCAGCGGGCGCACGGGCCGACCACGTCGGGGAGCGCGCCGAGCTCGCGCCCGAGCTCGTGGAGGACCTCGGGATCTTGGCCGAGGAGATGGAGGACGTAACGATTGGCGGTCTTCTCGCCGACGCCAGGGAGGCGCGTGAGGAGCTGGGCGATGCGGCGTACGCGGGGAGGGAGCATCGGGGCTCTTCGGCCGGCTCGGACCCCGCGACGGCGCGCGGAGCACGAGCGGCCGCGAGGTCAGATCAGGTGAGGCCCGGGATCTTCACGCCGCCGGTGACCTTCTCGAGCTCGGCCGCCATGGCCTTGTCGGCGGCGTCGGTCGCGCCGTTCACCGCGGCGACCACGGCGTCGAGCGTGAGCTCGAGGCCCTCGCTCTTCAGGAACTCGGGATCGACCTCGATGCGGGCGACCTTGCCGCCGTAGGTCGCGGTCGCTTTGACCTTGTCGCCGGCCGAGCCGAACACGACCTCTTTGTCTTTGAGCTCCTCTTTGGTCTGGTCGATCTTGCGCTGGATGCGCGCCGCCTGACGCATGAGCTCGGTCATTCCACCACGAAAATTCATAACGATCCTCGATTCTTGAGAGTCAGTTGTCTGCGGCTTGGGGGAGCCTCACGTCGCGGAGCTCGGCGTCGAACAGGGCGATCGCCTTCTTGACGAGCGGGTGCTCGCGCACGGCCTCGCGGGCCTTCTCGAGCGCGATGCGCCGGGCTTCGGCGTCGAGCGCGGCGATCGACATCGGAATCTGCTCGGGCGGTGTCTCGGTGTCGAGCACGAACGTGCAGGCCTCTCCGAGCACCTTGACGGCCGCGCGCGCGAGCACCGGCGCGTGCTCTTCGAGCCCGAGCTGCACCACGGCGAACGAGTCGGTCTCGTAGGCGAGCACGATGCGCTCGGACGTGGCCTCGAGGGGCCCGCCGTGCTCGAGGTACGCCGCGAGGGCCGCGTTCTCTTCACGAATGACCGAGACGAACCCGCGCACCGTCGCGACGAGGGCCGCGTCGGCCCGGACGTGGCGCGCCACGATCGGCGTCTGCGGCTGCGGGACCAGCTCGAGCCCCTGGGCCTCGGTGGGCTCCTCGGCGAAGTCGGCCGGCATGAACGACGAGAAGTCGACGGCCTCGGTGCGGCGGGCCGCCGCCTGCGGCATACGGAGCACGCGCGCCGGAGGTCGCGTGGCGCGCGGCTCGGGCTCTTCTCTCGGGGCCTCACCGGGCCATGGAAACTCCGGGGGCGCGGCCTCGGCGCGGGGCTCGGCGCGGAGGGCGGTCGGGTGAGGCACGACGTTGCCTTCGCGCATGGCTTCGGCGGCGGCGGGGCGAGGCTCGTCGAGCACGGCGCGCGGGCCACGCGGGGCAGGGGACTCGGTGTCGAGCGACGAGGCCGGATCGAACCTCGGCGCCTCGCGACGTGGCTTGGGCGCGCCACCACCACCACCGCCACCACCTCCCGGCGAAGGGGGCGGCGCTCCACCCGAGAGACGGCGCTCGAGCTCGCCGAGGCGCACGAGCAGCTCGTCGATCGGCAG from Myxococcales bacterium carries:
- the tsf gene encoding translation elongation factor Ts, which encodes MAEITAKLVKELRDRTQAGMSTCKEALVEAAGDIDKAIEILQKKREIKSASVAGKIATEGEVRTLVSADRKRGTIVEVNCQTDFVARGDDFQGFLGEAVKAAADLAVGAALPEALEQKRKDISGSTGENVVMRRWENMTAKGDGGAIVSYVHMGGKIGVLLSGEAPTAAAAKEPAFIEFLDNCAMQIAAMSPTVVDKSEVAEAEIAKQKEIFAAQLKDEGKPEAAWPKIIEGKVTKWFTEITLLGQDNVWGAEGTIDKLRQDLGKKLGGEVKLHSFFRYGLGDGIEKKVDDLAAEVAKMTGG
- the recR gene encoding recombination protein RecR translates to MLPPRVRRIAQLLTRLPGVGEKTANRYVLHLLGQDPEVLHELGRELGALPDVVGPCARCGNLAESPEGAPLGQERTCAVCADTRRDGTLLCVVGRVHDLFAIERTGTMRGRYFVLGKLLSPLEGIGPDDLPVPKLLRRVRDEGITEVIVATPPSVDGEATALFLKRELGPLGVTLSRIASGVPHGGDLEYADPITMGRALAGRQKL
- the rpsB gene encoding 30S ribosomal protein S2; translated protein: MTELNSQGLPQLRGDLPLPLKSLLDAGVHFGHQTKRWNPKMRPYIYGARNGIHIVDLDQTARLFARAFHFVQETVARGGHLLFIGTKRQAQEIVQEEALRSGSFFVVNRWLGGTLTNFRTIKGGLERMRQLERMKEDGTYLQLPKKEVSRLEKERDRLEKYLGGLKNMGSLPAAVFIIDPAMETIAVQEAKKLGLPIIAITDTNCDPDTIDYVIPGNDDAIRSIKLITQRIADAVVEGTQRRKEQPSRDEGRGGPQAEVFRGRRGPQADASAEQPSS
- a CDS encoding YbaB/EbfC family nucleoid-associated protein, with the translated sequence MNFRGGMTELMRQAARIQRKIDQTKEELKDKEVVFGSAGDKVKATATYGGKVARIEVDPEFLKSEGLELTLDAVVAAVNGATDAADKAMAAELEKVTGGVKIPGLT